A genomic stretch from Hemicordylus capensis ecotype Gifberg chromosome 5, rHemCap1.1.pri, whole genome shotgun sequence includes:
- the MED21 gene encoding mediator of RNA polymerase II transcription subunit 21, which yields MADRLTQLQDAVNSLADQFCNAIGVLQQCAPPASFSNIQTAINKDQPANPTEEYAQLFAALIARTAKDIDVLIDSLPSEESTATLQAASLYRLEEENHEAAVRLEEVVYRGDMLLEKIQSALADIAQSQLKTRSGTHSQPVTD from the exons ATGGCGGACCGTCTAACGCAGTTGCAGGACGCGGTGAATTCG CTTGCAGATCAGTTCTGTAACGCTATTGGAGTATTACAGCAGTGTGCTCCACCAGCATCCTTCAGCAACATACAAACTGCAATAAACAAAGATCAACCAGCTAATCCTACAGAAG AATATGCACAGCTGTTTGCTGCATTGATTGCAAGAACTGCTAAGGATATCGATGTTTTGATAGATTCCTTGCCCAGTGAAGAATCTACAGCTACATTACAG GCTGCTAGTCTGTATCGCTTGGAAGAAGAAAACCATGAGGCTGCTGTACGCCTGGAAGAGGTGGTTTATCGAGGGGATATGCTCTTGGAAAAGATACAGAGTGCTTTAGCTGATATCGCTCAATCACAACTGAAGACAAGAAGTGGTACTCATAGCCAGCCTGTTACAGATTAA